A genomic stretch from Solanum stenotomum isolate F172 chromosome 8, ASM1918654v1, whole genome shotgun sequence includes:
- the LOC125874333 gene encoding wound-induced basic protein, translating to MIYDVNSPLFRSFLSQKGGASDKRKTEEQKPKEQRPKASENKPVMNE from the exons ATGATTTACGACGTGAATTCGCCTCTTTTCCGATCCTTCCTCAGCCAGAAGGGAGGCGCATCTGACAAGAG GAAAACAGAAGAGCAGAAGCCCAAGGAACAGAGGCCAAAAGCAAGTGAAAACAAGCCTGTTATGAATGAATGA
- the LOC125874037 gene encoding uncharacterized protein LOC125874037, whose protein sequence is MSSTRGIMKKKILEDFLKELDVFEEKKIESKGTKFHKAKDWKRTLGCKFYEERHNASNSSGEGMDLLWEKYELDSIKKENRDNKKNKKMKSYVKVEQINEHIDQLCCLQALKLSARKMNLGIGRSNFVRISKAIKGLKWIHHVSKNNKKVHCGD, encoded by the coding sequence ATGAGTAGTACTAGGGGcataatgaagaagaagatactgGAAGACTTCTTGAAAGAACTTGATGTGTTTGAAGAGAAGAAAATTGAGTCAAAGGGAACAAAGTTCCATAAAGCAAAAGATTGGAAAAGGACATTGGGATGCAAATTTTATGAGGAAAGGCACAATGCTAGTAATAGCAGTGGTGAAGGAATGGATTTGTTATGGGAAAAGTATGAACTGGACTctataaagaaagaaaacagagataataaaaagaataagaagatGAAGAGCTATGTAAAAGTAGAACAGATAAATGAGCACATTGATCAGTTGTGTTGCTTACAGGCACTAAAGTTGTCAGCTAGGAAAATGAATTTGGGAATTGGAAGGTCTAATTTTGTGAGGATTTCTAAGGCAATTAAAGGACTTAAATGGATACACCATGTGAGCAAGAATAACAAGAAGGTTCATTGTGGAGATTGA
- the LOC125875126 gene encoding uncharacterized protein LOC125875126, whose translation MSEDKRENGHNKKQKMKSAVQEEAEYKPILQELFSPMNANFMIPDTIESANRSTDLFPLQNKYIEQGEEIPSSVAVEANQSSKVVLSKRKRYNLEIVEELPKGSIEDCENDFGSINLLISLVETCLELNSEDAMEM comes from the exons ATGTCTGAAGATAAACGCGAAAATGGCCACAATAAGAAACAAAAGATGAAGTCTGCAGTACAAGAAGAAGCAGAGTATAAACCAATTCTGCAAGAATTATTTTCTCCAATGAATGCGAACTTCATGATACCG GATACAATTGAATCTGCTAATCGAAGCACAGATCTTTTTCCTCTCCAGAACAAATATATTGAGCAAGG TGAAGAAATTCCCTCATCTGTAGCTGTGGAAGCGAATCAAAGTTCCAAAGTAGTATTGTCAAAAAGGAAAAGGTATAATcttgaaattgttgaagaattgcCAAAAGGATCAATCGAGGATTGTGAAAACGATTTTGGTTCGATAAATTTGCTGATTAGTCTGGTGGAGACATGCCTTGAACTGAACTCTGAAGATGCTATGGAAATGTAA
- the LOC125872295 gene encoding galacturonosyltransferase 8, with the protein MALRSSRTVTGTGIRLTFNLFVSFLTVAVFLLLVLSSLYTSSADPSDLGVGITRDFRGVGSLRRSVLALKSDPLKPRLDQIKKQADDHRSLVLAYASYARKLKLENSKLVRVFAELSRNFSDLTSKPLYRTLFDSDGNSMNESVLRQFEKEVKERIKATRQVVAEAKESFDNQLKIQKLKDTIFAVNEQLMKAKKQGAFSSLIAAKSIPKSVHCLAMRLMDERITHPDKYTDDGKPTPPEFEDPSLYHYAIFSDNVLAASVVVNSAVKNSNDPSKHVFHVVTDKMNLGAMQVMFKMKEYNGAFIEVKAVEDYKFLNSSYVPVLKQLESAKLQQFYFENKLENATKDTTNMKFRNPKYLSILNHIRFYLPELYPKLHRILFLDDDIVVQKDLTGLWKIDMDGKVNGAVETCFGSFHRYAQYMNFSHPLIKSKFNPKACAWAYGMNFFDLDAWRREKLTEEYHYWQTLNENRTLWKLGTLPPGLITFYSTTKPLDKSWHVLGLGYNPSISMEEINNAAVVHFNGNMKPWLDIAMAQYRPLWTKYVDYENEYVQGCNFGF; encoded by the exons ATGGCTCTCCGGAGCTCCCGTACGGTCACCGGCACCGGAATACGGCTCACCTTCAACCTCTTCGTGTCTTTTCTCACTGTCGCTGTTTTCCTTCTCTTAGTTCTCTCTTCTCTCTACACTTCCTCTGCAGATCCCTCTGATCTCGGCGTC GGAATTACACGTGATTTTAGAGGAGTTGGATCATTACGAAGGTCGGTTTTGGCTCTAAAATCTGATCCATTGAAGCCGCGGCTAGATCAGATCAAGAAGCAAGCAGATGATCACCGTTCATTGGTTCTGGCTTATGCTTCCTATGCTCGGAAGCTGAAGCTTGAGAACTCAAAACTCGTTCGAGTTTTTGCTGAGTTATCTAGGAACTTTAGCGATCTGACTTCAAAACCTTTATACCGCACACTGTTTGACTCGGATGGTAACTCAATGAATGAGTCGGTACTTAGGCAGTTTGAGAAGGAGGTGAAGGAAAGGATTAAAGCCACCCGGCAAGTTGTTGCTGAGGCGAAAGAGTCATTTGATAATCAATTGAAGATTCAGAAGCTGAAAGATACAATATTTGCCGTCAATGAGCAGCTAATGAAGGCAAAGAAGCAAGGTGCTTTCTCGAGCTTGATTGCTGCCAAGTCTATCCCGAAGAGCGTGCATTGTTTGGCAATGAGGTTAATGGATGAGCGAATCACTCATCCTGATAAGTATACAGATGATGGGAAGCCTACTCCACCAGAATTTGAGGATCCTAGCCTTTATCATTATGCAATCTTCTCTGACAATGTGCTTGCTGCTTCAGTTGTGGTGAATTCAGCAGTTAAAAACTCGAATGACCCATCGAAGCATGTGTTTCACGTGGTGACTGATAAAATGAATCTTGGGGCTATGCAAGTTATGTTCAAGATGAAAGAATATAATGGGGCTTTTATCGAAGTGAAAGCGGTCGAGGATTATAAGTTCCTGAATTCTTCTTATGTTCCGGTACTTAAACAGCTTGAATCTGCAAAGCTTCAGCAGTTTTACTTCGAGAATAAGCTCGAAAATGCAACAAAGGATACAACTAATATGAAATTCAGAAACCCGAAGTATCTCTCCATATTGAACCACATTAGATTCTATTTACCAGAATTGTACCCCAAGTTGCACAGGATATTGTTCTTGGACGATGATATAGTTGTTCAGAAGGATTTGACAGGTCTATGGAAGATAGATATGGATGGTAAGGTGAATGGAGCTGTGGAGACATGTTTTGGTTCATTTCATCGTTATGCACAATACATGAATTTCTCTCATCCTTTGATCAAGTCTAAGTTCAACCCCAAAGCGTGTGCATGGGCTTATGGAATGAACTTCTTTGATTTGGATGCTTGGAGGAGGGAGAAGCTCACGGAGGAATACCATTATTGGCAGACTCTG AATGAAAACCGGACCTTATGGAAATTGGGTACGCTGCCTCCAGGATTAATCACATTTTACTCCACAACAAAGCCACTGGACAAATCATGGCATGTTTTAGGGCTTGGTTATAATCCAAGTATCAGTATGGAAGAGATCAATAATGCTGCAGTTGTCCACTTTAATGGGAATATGAAGCCATGGCTTGATATTGCAATGGCCCAATATCGGCCTCTATGGACGAAGTATGTGGATTATGAAAATGAGTACGTGCAGGGGTGTAATTTTGGTTTTTAA